In Apium graveolens cultivar Ventura unplaced genomic scaffold, ASM990537v1 ctg3291, whole genome shotgun sequence, one genomic interval encodes:
- the LOC141701070 gene encoding serine carboxypeptidase 1-like, with amino-acid sequence MKDGTMKCPCKRCKNLNWLKIDDVRFHLRLPCGHYRPPTVLNLEYSPVYIGSQDGLKEADKLDSLPGQPDGATFDQYSGYVTVDPVAGRALFYYLAQSENSSSQPLVLWLNGGPGCSSFGNGAMMELGPFRVNSDGKTLSQNKYAWNNEANMLFLESPAGVGFSYSNTTSDYVTGDTKTAEDAYTFLINWLARFPEYQTRDFFITGESYAGHYIPQLAQLILQNNKITNQTIINLKGIAIGNPYIDEETQFKGTIDYYWSHALLSDEVYEGIILNCNFSANANISEACETSLDQANVGDIFPYDIYAPLCGSSTDSPSISGFDPCTDNYIYTYLNTQQVQTSLHVTVPPKTWESCSGVIDYTEAPSTVLPVIKELMNSGISVWLYSGDTDGVVSVTTTRYAIDYLQTTVKTQWYPWYTQAEVGGYAVGYENLTFVTVRGSGHFVPSYQPSRALALFSSFLAGELPPSNEN; translated from the exons ATGAAAGATGGCACAATGAAGTGTCCGTGTAAACgttgtaaaaatttgaattggtTAAAGATTGATGATGTTAGATTTCATTTGCGTTTACCGTGTGGACATTACCGACCACCTACG GTTCTAAATCTCGAGTATTCACCTGTGTATATTGGATCTCAAGATGGATTGAAGGAAGCTGACAAGTTAGATTCATTGCCAGGGCAACCTGATGGAGCAACTTTTGATCAATACTCCGGATATGTCACAGTTGATCCGGTTGCTGGAAGAGCACTTTTCTACTATCTTGCGCAGTCTGAAAATTCTTCTAGCCAGCCTTTAGTTCTATGGCTAAATGGAG GACCTGGCTGTTCTTCCTTTGGGAATGGAGCGATGATGGAACTTGGTCCATTTAGAGTCAATAGTGATGGCAAAACTTTATCCCAGAACAAGTATGCTTGGAACAATG AAGCAAACATGTTATTCTTGGAGTCCCCAGCTGGTGTTGGATTTTCATACTCCAACACAACATCAGATTATGTAACTGGAGATACAAAAACTGCAGAAGATGCTTatacatttttaataaattggcTAGCAAGGTTTCCCGAATACCAAACCCGAGATTTCTTCATTACTGGAGAGAGTTATGCAGGACACTATATTCCTCAATTAGCTCAACTAATTCTGCAGAACAACAAAATCACCAATCAAACTATTATTAACCTAAAAGGAATTGCT ATTGGTAACCCATACATAGACGAGGAAACTCAATTTAAAGGAACAATAGATTACTACTGGTCACATGCTTTACTATCTGATGAAGTTTATGAGGGCATCATCCTAAACTGCAACTTTTCAGCAAATGCAAATATTTCAGAAGCATGTGAAACTTCCCTTGATCAAGCAAATGTTGGCGATATCTTTCCCTACGATATATATGCTCCCTTGTGCGGTTCCTCAACTGATTCACCGTCG ATATCAGGATTTGATCCATGCACGGATAATTATATCTACACCTACTTGAACACTCAGCAAGTTCAGACATCACTTCATGTCACTGTTCCTCCAAAGACATGGGAATCTTGCAG TGGTGTAATTGATTATACGGAAGCCCCATCAACAGTCTTGCCAGTTATCAAGGAACTTATGAACAGTGGCATCAGTGTCTGGCTATA CAGCGGGGACACGGATGGCGTAGTGTCAGTGACAACAACAAGATATGCCATAGACTATCTTCAAACTACAGTCAAAACACAATGGTACCCCTGGTACACTCAGGCTGAG GTGGGAGGATATGCAGTTGGATACGAAAATTTGACATTTGTGACTGTAAGGGGATCCGGACATTTTGTTCCAAGTTATCAGCCTTCTCGTGCACTTGCTTTGTTCTCTTCCTTTTTGGCTGGAGAGCTTCCTCCGTCTAATGAGAACTGA